One window of the Rhipicephalus microplus isolate Deutch F79 chromosome 2, USDA_Rmic, whole genome shotgun sequence genome contains the following:
- the LOC142775789 gene encoding uncharacterized protein LOC142775789, with product MRSLRNPILLFVQLVAWFGTLPPRANPARANYSSPVLLAAPIWMNTPLRHLPLSDGGILSIVTWSTTLRATAATQEHIKTTEFSCSFSGHGGAATMRSLRNPILLFVQLVAWFGTLPPRANPARANYSSPVLLAAPIWMNTPLRHLPLSDGGILSIVTWSTTLRATAATQEHIKTTEFSCSFSGHGGAATMRSLRNPILLFVQSLQTSTLPSDWKTGKVVPVHKSAI from the exons atgcggtcgctcagaaatccgattttgctttttgtgcagttAGTCGCCTGGTTTGGAACATTACCACCGCGTGCGAATCCAGCGCGTGCCAACTACTCTTCACCGGTGTTGCTGGCGGCCCCGATCTGGATGAACACGCCCCTGCGTCATCTGCCACTATCTGACGGTGGCATCCTTTCCATCGTCACCTGGTCCACAACACTGCGGGCGACTGCAGCGACGCAAGAGCATATAAAGACCACGGAATTCTCCtgttccttcagtgggcacggtggagcggcaacgatgcggtcgctcagaaatccgattttgctttttgtgcagttAGTCGCCTGGTTTGGAACATTACCACCGCGTGCGAATCCAGCGCGTGCCAACTACTCTTCACCGGTGTTGCTGGCGGCCCCGATCTGGATGAACACGCCCCTGCGTCATCTGCCACTATCTGACGGTGGCATCCTTTCCATCGTCACCTGGTCCACAACACTGCGGGCGACTGCAGCGACGCAAGAGCATATAAAGACCACGGAATTCTCCtgttccttcagtgggcacggtggagcggcaacgatgcggtcgctcagaaatccgattttgctttttgtgcag TCATTACAGACGTCCACACTGCCATCTGACTGGAAGACTGGGAAGGTGGTCCCTGTGCATAAATCTG CCATTTGA